A window from Saprospiraceae bacterium encodes these proteins:
- a CDS encoding CoA transferase, protein MKNESNQLLTNLLCKGLKVLDLSGILAGPLVASFFAELGAEVIKVENKLTGGDATRQWKLPAEKKEATFSAYYHSANYGKKVLMKNMTDAKDRSDVEKIMSESDIVISNFQKKTAQKLSFVPEEIIQKYPGIIFAQLSAYTWDDPRPGYDLVMQGETGWISMNGTDSEHISKIPVAVIDIFAAHQMKEAILLAMWKKAITHKGSVIHVSLYKSAISGLANQASNYLNANHVPKPIGTLHPNIAPYGDLFTSKDNIKFLLALGSDDQFKKLWFTLNMDQTAYPNFEKNSDRVKTRSALQQIMQQIMSKLRFSEIEQKICAINIPFCKILNLNEVFENPLAQDMVLQNETIESSKYYISNVAFELINDSAGQRTI, encoded by the coding sequence ATGAAAAATGAATCAAATCAACTTCTGACCAATCTGCTTTGCAAAGGGCTCAAAGTGCTGGATCTGTCCGGAATCCTTGCCGGACCATTGGTAGCTTCTTTTTTTGCTGAGCTGGGTGCTGAAGTCATCAAGGTAGAAAACAAACTTACAGGCGGGGACGCTACCAGACAGTGGAAACTGCCGGCTGAAAAAAAGGAAGCTACATTTTCTGCATATTATCATAGTGCCAACTATGGCAAAAAAGTACTCATGAAAAATATGACCGACGCCAAAGACAGGTCAGATGTTGAAAAAATCATGTCAGAAAGTGATATTGTCATATCCAATTTTCAAAAGAAAACAGCTCAAAAACTATCATTTGTGCCCGAGGAAATCATTCAAAAATACCCGGGAATCATTTTTGCTCAATTGAGTGCATATACATGGGATGATCCACGGCCGGGTTATGATCTGGTCATGCAAGGCGAGACAGGATGGATATCCATGAACGGAACAGATAGCGAGCATATATCAAAAATTCCCGTGGCCGTCATTGATATTTTTGCAGCCCATCAAATGAAAGAAGCTATACTATTGGCTATGTGGAAGAAAGCTATTACGCACAAAGGCAGTGTTATACATGTGTCGCTCTACAAAAGTGCTATATCCGGATTGGCCAATCAGGCTTCCAACTATTTGAATGCCAATCATGTGCCAAAACCCATAGGAACACTGCATCCAAATATTGCCCCTTACGGCGATTTATTTACTTCAAAAGACAATATAAAGTTTCTGCTCGCGCTGGGAAGTGATGATCAATTTAAAAAACTATGGTTTACCCTGAATATGGATCAAACAGCATATCCTAACTTTGAGAAAAATTCTGACAGGGTTAAAACCAGGTCCGCCTTACAGCAAATCATGCAACAGATTATGTCAAAGCTAAGGTTTTCGGAGATAGAGCAAAAAATATGTGCCATCAATATACCATTTTGCAAGATTTTAAACTTAAACGAAGTATTTGAAAATCCATTAGCACAAGACATGGTCCTTCAAAATGAAACCATAGAATCGTCAAAATATTATATCAGTAATGTTGCTTTTGAATTGATCAATGACTCTGCAGGACAGAGGACTATTTGA
- a CDS encoding PorP/SprF family type IX secretion system membrane protein, translated as MRRNFILNTVILMCIFFISKNTYSQDLHYSQFYNSPQNINPALTGVFNGDHRYMVSMRDQWRFVPVPWFTMSGAYDRKLYVLKGDQHFLGIGGSLNHDRQGDSKLNLTSLNVNGAYHRILNANHIVSAGLTLGLASRGFNTALLTWDKQWDGEAFNSALPTGESFSNLERVNFLETGLGINYRYQKDKRTYADIGASALHLLKPNSAFYNNDVANLPRRMTLSVTGQVQVTGFLDVQLHALHQIQGPYNETIFGGLGKIYLSEKKGKEIQLHAGLGYRTAQSFIPTIAVQYNNIYAGLSYDVDTNNFNDIVNSNKGGPEIHIRYIIANVRPMREAKVCPIY; from the coding sequence TTGAGAAGAAATTTCATCCTTAATACAGTGATCTTGATGTGTATATTTTTTATATCAAAAAATACATATAGTCAGGACCTACATTACAGCCAGTTTTACAATTCACCGCAGAATATCAATCCTGCTTTGACAGGTGTATTTAATGGCGACCACAGGTATATGGTATCAATGCGAGATCAGTGGAGATTTGTGCCGGTACCCTGGTTTACAATGAGCGGTGCATATGACAGAAAACTCTATGTGCTCAAAGGAGATCAACATTTTCTGGGTATAGGAGGCAGCCTAAATCATGACAGACAGGGAGATTCAAAGCTAAATTTGACTTCACTCAATGTAAACGGAGCTTATCATCGGATACTCAATGCCAATCATATCGTCAGTGCAGGCTTGACATTGGGACTTGCATCAAGGGGATTTAACACTGCGTTGCTTACCTGGGATAAACAATGGGATGGTGAAGCTTTCAACAGTGCCTTGCCTACTGGAGAGTCATTCAGCAATCTCGAGAGAGTCAATTTCTTAGAGACAGGATTGGGTATCAATTACAGATATCAAAAAGACAAAAGAACATATGCTGATATAGGTGCATCAGCATTGCATCTACTGAAACCTAATTCGGCATTTTACAATAATGACGTAGCCAATCTACCACGAAGAATGACACTCTCAGTCACGGGGCAGGTCCAAGTTACAGGCTTCCTTGATGTCCAGCTCCATGCACTGCACCAGATACAGGGTCCATACAATGAAACGATATTCGGAGGGCTCGGCAAAATCTATCTAAGTGAAAAAAAAGGGAAAGAAATTCAACTTCATGCAGGTTTGGGATATAGGACGGCACAATCATTTATACCTACCATCGCTGTTCAGTACAATAACATTTATGCCGGCCTAAGCTATGATGTGGATACCAACAACTTTAACGATATAGTCAACTCTAATAAAGGTGGACCTGAGATTCATATAAGGTATATTATTGCCAATGTGAGACCAATGAGAGAAGCCAAAGTTTGTCCAATCTATTAG
- a CDS encoding gliding motility-associated C-terminal domain-containing protein — MILPAVWCISTTDVAATHIVGGNLTYKHVSGDLYEVKVVLRRDCFLGSPEADFDNPASVGIFTAGGSLAVWLANNGQIRMPFMSSDTLNEFIRSDCGFEGTQVCVHETTYRGLVNLPDRPGGYFLAYQRCCRNGSLNNIIDPLETGSTYWAHVTDEALIVKNSTPEFKAWPDVYICANKPHEFDHSAIDRDGDSLVYKLCVPSLGATKAFPRPQPPGFPPYDNVIWRSPYGLLDMMGGIPLKIDSKTGRITATPNLVGQFLIGICVDEYRNGVKIGAVRRDFQYNVRVCSQPPLARFTTTETNCDGLTVDFFNNSLSASAFEWNFNYPSNDPAFRSTETNPKFTYPSIGTYNVRLRATRGSDGCFDTIIQKVIIFNNKISPDFIFSLSDCNHSSDSLKIQLSDKSVFTEVGYTLNEWNWTVTQNGITKNYTGPNPTASLSFNGDISVTLNVSASNGCRSTISKQINSNDIKPKSDFSIDYPTCPVNDVLKIRLINLSKQQNPYAVVTSTQWTIGALTVSGDTAIVNIPFTNDSISVTMRTAFQGLCTYTFTKKIKLLAPPMADFSLGSEVCGGLNLSFKNNSTNSDTYQWNFNHPSADPIFNSTIKDPSYVYTTSGKYQVQLITTRVADGCRDTIIREVGAYENKINPDFNVLLTNCEQFQDSLRIRLTDISATNEPGQGIVTREWNITQNGITRRQTGVNPEINVTLTGDISVTLQVTSDNGCSASKTKVVKSDDLVPELDFKTEAIGCPRKDTIDLRLINLSAQKNPFSKIQDTKWIIGNRSVTGDSVIVSVPYNASGVSIMLENSFQGNCRKSLVKNIPLTAPALADFNVSSAECSGFNVSFENKSTGAISFEWNFNFPDTSGTFKSTVVNPSFTFSKDGVYKVQLKATKADGCFDTNIKNISVFENNINPKFTTTLNGCDPATDKLSVTLSDISSFAQSGHSINKWEWTVDQNGKITKYTGKSVEILLSYTGNFEITLDIASTNNCTGKKTHTFKIEDFIPKADFVLALVGCPTGEVAEIKLKNLAATLNPFAKIDSTFWVVNGRPYTGDSIIVQLPQSTTTFDVLLTTYLNKECKVTVSRNLSLQNILPKAAYQYKGEECPTDDLVKISLSFVDSLGRNIPLSSIQWQVTIGTSGQTLNGTPVSLNIPKDSLVKLDFTAAFANGCTDRVQTTFLPGPYASVKFETEPLVLCPGESKYLIKNSNPAWTYTWSPLTGLDFTEPKNPKVSVNNNTTYYITVSDGLCTVKDSIQVLALIAGVEIKIDSDNFTCDGNVTLKSSGGIGSGTYTWSKSEDFKDIIGQGVSITSSFTGRKQDYYVKFEGTSCSSKPAKITINNEKPQIIRLSPINLCPLDSNQLITFNDNSTHVNNFVWKNDPHIIRGGNTSRPTILIGPAEKDSFSLYFTATNQFNCSTEDSIKVRIKENPSMNFDVNLKECGKYEVCFKLERTNYLGFVEWDFGDTNTFDDRSLDNAPCYTFKNPGTYNVKLINLTSSCPFIPITKSVIINPQVTLARVRDTTICKGAELTMNASSNLQNVSYEWYDANGKLLFSGQKYSSKYTANTKIVLKAIDIFKCSDTDTINVNVLDFNFNIEAKDSLCINEPSQIKLNIQNPTQYVINWSPANKIVSGGNTTMPTITVSDSIDYKVVLRHIASGCIDSLVFKPKVTKPFVFTVKAPEQLCQDTPTEVTLTITNPSDYTYDWTPKDCVASGGNSINPKIKISKDKTLTVKVTNKVSGCSQSMNVNVKAAAKVDVTIDAIPDLTIFEGESVDLLIKNPINTNKYVWSTGSTNTTIKVSPVLTTTYSATVTDRNGCIGVDQATVTVRNAKCDETDVYLPNAFSPNNDGNNDVFRLRSNFIDEMELIIYNRWGQEIFKTKDDQQGWDGTFKGEELPPDAYAYFLRVICINKEVYTKRGNVNLLR, encoded by the coding sequence TTGATTCTTCCTGCAGTATGGTGTATCAGTACCACAGATGTAGCAGCAACACACATTGTGGGAGGAAACCTTACTTACAAACACGTCTCCGGAGACCTATATGAGGTTAAAGTTGTATTAAGGAGAGACTGCTTTTTGGGCTCACCGGAGGCTGATTTTGACAATCCTGCTTCTGTGGGTATTTTTACAGCAGGCGGATCACTTGCAGTATGGCTTGCAAATAATGGACAGATAAGGATGCCTTTTATGTCTTCTGATACGCTCAATGAGTTCATCAGAAGTGATTGTGGTTTTGAAGGTACTCAAGTATGTGTTCATGAAACTACGTACAGAGGACTTGTCAATCTTCCTGACAGACCAGGCGGTTATTTTCTCGCATATCAGAGGTGTTGCAGGAATGGTTCGTTAAATAATATTATAGATCCGCTTGAAACGGGAAGTACATACTGGGCTCATGTAACTGATGAAGCTTTAATTGTCAAAAACAGCACACCAGAGTTTAAGGCTTGGCCGGATGTATATATTTGTGCCAATAAGCCGCATGAATTTGACCATTCAGCGATAGACAGAGACGGTGATTCATTAGTGTATAAGCTTTGTGTCCCGTCTTTAGGAGCGACAAAGGCATTTCCGAGACCACAACCGCCAGGATTCCCTCCTTATGACAATGTAATATGGAGATCACCTTACGGGCTTTTGGACATGATGGGAGGTATTCCTCTAAAAATTGACAGTAAAACCGGAAGAATTACTGCCACTCCAAATCTCGTTGGCCAGTTTTTGATAGGAATCTGCGTGGATGAATACCGCAATGGTGTAAAAATTGGGGCAGTACGTAGAGATTTTCAGTATAATGTCAGAGTCTGCAGTCAGCCACCATTAGCCAGATTTACCACTACAGAGACCAATTGTGATGGTCTAACTGTAGATTTTTTTAACAACAGTCTCAGTGCAAGTGCTTTTGAGTGGAATTTCAACTACCCTTCTAATGATCCTGCCTTTAGGTCTACAGAAACAAATCCTAAATTCACCTACCCATCTATCGGCACATACAATGTAAGACTCAGAGCTACAAGGGGTTCTGATGGATGTTTTGACACTATCATTCAAAAAGTAATTATATTTAACAACAAGATCAGCCCTGACTTCATCTTTTCACTGTCAGATTGTAACCATTCCAGTGACAGTCTCAAGATACAGTTGTCAGACAAATCTGTATTTACAGAAGTGGGATATACCTTGAATGAATGGAACTGGACGGTCACCCAAAACGGTATAACAAAAAATTATACAGGACCCAATCCTACTGCATCTCTATCTTTTAACGGAGACATATCCGTAACTTTAAATGTGAGTGCAAGTAACGGTTGTCGATCTACGATATCCAAACAAATAAATTCAAATGATATAAAACCCAAGTCTGACTTTAGTATAGACTATCCTACATGCCCTGTCAATGATGTCTTAAAAATAAGACTCATCAACCTGTCAAAGCAACAAAATCCTTATGCCGTAGTTACATCCACTCAATGGACCATAGGAGCTTTAACAGTTTCAGGAGATACGGCTATAGTGAACATTCCTTTTACAAATGATAGTATTTCTGTGACCATGCGTACAGCTTTTCAAGGCTTGTGTACATATACATTTACAAAAAAGATCAAACTTCTTGCTCCACCTATGGCAGATTTTTCTTTAGGAAGTGAAGTTTGTGGCGGCTTGAATCTTTCTTTTAAAAATAACAGCACTAATTCTGATACTTATCAATGGAATTTTAATCATCCATCGGCTGATCCGATATTCAACTCTACTATCAAGGACCCTTCATATGTATATACGACTAGTGGAAAATATCAGGTACAGTTGATAACCACCAGAGTTGCAGATGGTTGTCGCGATACAATCATCAGAGAAGTCGGCGCATATGAAAACAAGATAAATCCAGATTTTAATGTATTGCTGACAAATTGTGAACAGTTTCAGGATAGTCTGCGCATCAGACTTACTGACATCTCGGCAACAAACGAACCGGGTCAGGGTATCGTGACAAGGGAATGGAATATCACTCAAAATGGAATAACCAGAAGACAAACAGGTGTAAATCCTGAAATAAATGTTACTCTAACAGGCGATATTTCTGTAACCCTCCAAGTTACATCAGACAATGGTTGTAGTGCATCCAAAACAAAAGTTGTAAAATCAGATGACTTAGTGCCAGAGCTTGATTTCAAAACGGAAGCAATAGGCTGTCCAAGAAAAGATACCATAGATCTCAGGCTCATCAATCTATCCGCTCAAAAAAACCCATTCAGTAAAATACAGGACACAAAATGGATCATTGGAAATAGGTCAGTAACTGGGGATTCAGTAATTGTTTCAGTTCCTTACAATGCATCAGGCGTCAGTATCATGCTGGAAAATTCCTTTCAAGGCAACTGCAGAAAGAGTTTGGTAAAAAATATTCCTCTTACAGCTCCGGCATTGGCTGATTTTAATGTTTCAAGTGCTGAATGTTCAGGTTTTAATGTATCTTTTGAAAATAAAAGTACAGGTGCGATTTCATTTGAATGGAATTTCAATTTTCCAGATACATCAGGGACTTTTAAATCTACAGTTGTGAATCCATCTTTTACATTTAGTAAAGACGGAGTATATAAAGTCCAGCTCAAAGCAACGAAGGCAGATGGTTGTTTTGACACCAATATCAAAAATATATCGGTATTTGAAAATAATATCAATCCTAAGTTTACTACGACACTGAATGGATGCGATCCTGCGACTGACAAGTTGAGTGTAACTTTGTCTGATATCAGCTCATTTGCACAGTCAGGACACAGTATCAATAAATGGGAATGGACAGTGGACCAAAATGGTAAAATCACAAAATACACGGGCAAATCTGTTGAAATTTTATTGTCATATACAGGAAATTTTGAAATAACCCTCGATATAGCATCAACAAATAATTGTACTGGTAAAAAAACACATACATTTAAAATTGAAGACTTTATACCAAAAGCAGATTTTGTTCTGGCTTTGGTGGGATGTCCAACTGGCGAAGTTGCAGAAATAAAACTTAAAAATCTTGCCGCAACATTGAATCCATTTGCAAAAATAGATTCTACATTTTGGGTTGTAAATGGTCGCCCATATACAGGTGACTCCATCATCGTACAGCTGCCCCAAAGTACAACAACATTTGACGTTCTCCTTACTACATACCTGAATAAAGAATGTAAGGTCACTGTGTCCAGAAATCTAAGTCTACAAAATATACTGCCAAAAGCAGCATATCAATACAAAGGCGAAGAGTGTCCCACAGATGATTTGGTAAAAATTTCACTTTCGTTTGTGGATAGTTTGGGTCGCAATATACCACTTTCATCCATCCAGTGGCAGGTGACAATAGGTACATCGGGACAAACATTGAATGGTACACCTGTGTCCCTGAATATCCCGAAAGACAGTTTGGTAAAACTCGATTTTACAGCTGCATTTGCCAATGGATGTACAGATAGGGTGCAAACAACTTTCCTGCCGGGCCCATATGCTTCCGTAAAATTTGAGACTGAGCCACTGGTACTTTGCCCCGGCGAGAGTAAGTATCTTATCAAAAATTCTAATCCCGCCTGGACTTATACATGGTCGCCGTTGACGGGATTGGACTTTACTGAACCAAAAAATCCTAAAGTTTCAGTCAATAATAATACGACCTACTACATAACGGTAAGTGATGGATTATGTACTGTAAAAGATAGCATTCAGGTACTGGCTTTAATTGCAGGTGTTGAGATTAAAATAGATTCTGACAATTTTACCTGCGATGGAAATGTCACACTAAAAAGTAGTGGTGGTATTGGATCAGGAACTTATACATGGTCTAAAAGTGAAGACTTCAAGGATATCATCGGTCAGGGAGTATCCATAACATCTTCATTTACAGGGAGAAAACAGGATTATTATGTAAAATTTGAAGGTACGAGCTGCTCATCTAAACCAGCAAAGATTACAATTAATAATGAAAAACCACAAATTATAAGACTTTCACCAATCAATTTATGTCCATTGGATTCCAATCAATTGATTACATTTAATGACAACAGTACACATGTAAATAATTTTGTCTGGAAAAATGATCCTCATATCATCAGAGGTGGCAATACGAGCAGACCTACCATTTTGATAGGTCCTGCTGAAAAAGATTCTTTTTCCCTCTACTTTACAGCAACTAATCAATTCAATTGCTCAACTGAAGATTCTATCAAAGTAAGAATTAAAGAAAATCCAAGCATGAATTTCGATGTCAATTTGAAAGAATGCGGCAAGTATGAGGTTTGCTTTAAATTGGAACGAACCAATTATTTGGGATTTGTTGAGTGGGATTTTGGAGATACCAATACTTTTGATGACAGATCATTGGACAATGCACCTTGTTATACTTTTAAAAATCCGGGAACTTACAACGTTAAGTTAATAAATCTAACTTCATCATGCCCGTTTATACCCATCACAAAATCAGTGATCATCAATCCTCAAGTGACCTTAGCTCGAGTGAGAGATACTACCATTTGTAAGGGTGCCGAACTCACCATGAATGCATCCTCCAATCTTCAGAATGTATCGTATGAATGGTATGATGCAAATGGTAAATTATTGTTTTCGGGTCAAAAATATTCTTCAAAATATACTGCCAACACTAAAATTGTATTGAAAGCCATTGATATATTTAAGTGTTCTGATACAGATACAATTAATGTAAACGTCCTTGATTTTAATTTCAATATCGAAGCCAAAGACAGTTTATGTATTAATGAACCCAGCCAAATAAAACTAAATATTCAAAATCCCACACAGTATGTGATAAATTGGTCTCCGGCAAATAAAATTGTTTCAGGTGGCAATACGACAATGCCAACTATCACAGTTTCAGATTCTATAGACTATAAAGTGGTATTGAGGCACATTGCCTCTGGGTGTATAGATTCATTAGTGTTTAAGCCCAAGGTGACAAAACCATTTGTTTTTACTGTCAAAGCACCTGAACAACTTTGTCAAGATACGCCTACTGAAGTTACACTGACCATTACAAATCCATCTGACTATACCTACGACTGGACTCCAAAAGACTGTGTAGCATCAGGAGGCAATAGTATCAACCCTAAAATAAAAATTTCAAAAGATAAGACGCTGACTGTCAAAGTTACCAACAAAGTAAGTGGTTGCAGCCAATCCATGAATGTCAATGTCAAAGCTGCTGCCAAAGTTGATGTAACGATAGATGCTATCCCTGATTTGACAATTTTTGAAGGAGAATCAGTAGATCTCCTGATCAAAAACCCTATCAATACAAACAAATATGTATGGAGCACAGGAAGCACAAATACAACTATCAAGGTCTCTCCGGTTTTGACCACCACATACTCAGCAACTGTCACTGACAGAAATGGATGCATTGGCGTAGATCAGGCGACTGTAACAGTGAGAAATGCAAAATGTGACGAAACGGACGTCTATCTTCCAAATGCTTTCTCTCCGAATAATGACGGTAACAATGATGTGTTCAGGCTTCGCAGCAATTTCATAGACGAAATGGAGCTTATTATTTATAACAGATGGGGCCAGGAGATCTTCAAGACCAAAGATGATCAGCAAGGCTGGGATGGCACCTTCAAAGGCGAAGAACTCCCTCCAGACGCTTATGCTTATTTTCTTAGAGTAATTTGTATCAACAAAGAAGTATACACTAAGAGAGGAAATGTAAATCTGCTCAGGTAG
- a CDS encoding UbiD family decarboxylase — MYNSMREVVADLEKKGMILRITKEVDPDLEIAEIHRQTYDKQGPALLFEKIKGSPFQGLSNLYGTVDRTEFLFRKTIPKVKKVIQIKADPSVVLRNPLKYLTTPITAFTALPMKAFFSKPAMYGQTSIDKLPMIKSWPMDGGAFVTLPQVFTLPPGSKNPMHSNLGMYRIQLSGNDYKINEQIGLHYQLHRGIGIHHEMYNKSDQPFKASVFVGGLPSHAFSAIMPMPEGISELTFAGMLGGKRFRYAFDDQGHFISTDSDFVITGTILKNFKLPEGPFGDHLGYYSLTHDFPVMKVDRVYHRKNPIWHFTVVGRPPQEDSSFGYLIHKLVEDLTSQEFPGLSELHAVDASGVHPLLLAIGKERYMPFRDEKPEEILTIANRILGSGQTSLAKYLIIAAYGDDPQLDTHHLEHFFHHFLERVDWARDLHFQTKTTIDTLDYSGDSWNGGSKVVMACRGPKIRNLAIELPSGFHAPSLKSASVIQSGILGLTIQPFTTQTQAESEIGALCTFLENQDLGGFPLIILSDDSDFTAANINNFVWVTFTRSNPSHDIYGINSFIRYKHWGCKGSLIIDARKKPHHAPELIEDETIRKSVAEWLTF, encoded by the coding sequence ATGTACAATAGCATGAGAGAAGTAGTCGCTGACCTTGAAAAGAAAGGAATGATACTACGAATCACGAAGGAAGTTGATCCTGATCTGGAAATTGCAGAGATTCACCGCCAAACTTATGACAAACAAGGACCTGCATTGTTATTTGAAAAAATTAAAGGGAGCCCTTTTCAGGGTTTGTCCAATTTGTATGGTACGGTGGACAGAACAGAGTTTCTGTTCAGAAAAACTATTCCCAAAGTAAAAAAAGTCATCCAAATCAAAGCCGATCCCTCAGTTGTATTGAGGAATCCTTTGAAATATTTGACCACACCTATTACAGCCTTTACAGCACTTCCTATGAAGGCTTTTTTTTCAAAACCAGCGATGTACGGCCAAACATCTATCGACAAATTACCAATGATCAAATCCTGGCCGATGGATGGTGGAGCATTTGTCACTTTGCCTCAGGTTTTTACACTTCCTCCCGGTTCAAAAAATCCCATGCACTCCAATCTGGGTATGTATAGAATTCAGCTATCAGGCAATGACTACAAAATAAATGAGCAAATCGGACTTCACTATCAATTGCATAGAGGGATCGGCATACATCATGAGATGTATAACAAAAGTGACCAGCCATTTAAGGCTTCCGTATTTGTTGGCGGTCTCCCTTCACATGCATTTTCTGCCATCATGCCTATGCCTGAGGGTATCAGTGAATTGACTTTTGCAGGCATGTTAGGAGGTAAGAGGTTCAGATACGCCTTTGATGATCAGGGGCACTTTATTTCTACCGATTCCGATTTTGTCATAACCGGCACAATTTTGAAAAATTTTAAACTACCTGAAGGGCCATTTGGAGATCATTTAGGTTATTACAGTCTTACTCATGACTTTCCGGTGATGAAAGTGGATAGGGTATACCACAGAAAAAATCCGATCTGGCACTTCACTGTAGTAGGCAGGCCGCCACAGGAAGACAGCAGCTTTGGATACCTGATTCACAAACTTGTAGAAGATCTGACTTCTCAGGAATTTCCTGGTTTGTCTGAGTTGCATGCTGTGGATGCTTCTGGTGTACATCCGCTACTGCTGGCTATTGGAAAGGAAAGATACATGCCATTCAGAGATGAAAAACCCGAAGAGATTCTTACCATTGCCAATAGGATTTTGGGGTCAGGACAGACTTCTCTCGCCAAATATCTAATTATTGCAGCTTATGGCGATGATCCACAGCTGGATACTCATCACCTTGAACATTTTTTTCATCATTTTCTTGAAAGAGTGGATTGGGCAAGAGATTTACATTTCCAAACTAAAACGACAATTGATACATTGGATTATTCTGGAGACTCCTGGAATGGAGGTTCAAAAGTGGTAATGGCATGTCGCGGACCAAAAATCAGAAATCTGGCCATTGAGTTGCCATCAGGATTCCATGCTCCTTCATTAAAATCAGCATCAGTGATCCAATCCGGCATTTTGGGTTTGACCATCCAGCCATTTACAACACAGACGCAGGCTGAATCAGAAATAGGAGCACTTTGTACTTTTCTGGAAAATCAGGACTTAGGTGGCTTCCCACTAATCATTCTTTCAGATGATTCTGATTTTACTGCAGCCAATATCAATAATTTTGTATGGGTAACTTTTACAAGGTCCAATCCATCGCATGATATATACGGTATCAATTCTTTTATCCGATACAAACATTGGGGCTGTAAAGGTAGCCTCATCATCGATGCTAGAAAAAAACCTCATCATGCTCCTGAATTGATTGAAGATGAAACGATCAGAAAGTCAGTGGCAGAATGGTTGACTTTCTGA
- a CDS encoding UbiX family flavin prenyltransferase, whose product MSRKIVLAIGGSSGAIYAQRLMQILSSYHHEITIGIVMSDNAITNWELEISPFNASDWPFKFYTKNDFSAPFASGSARYDTMIICPCSMGLLARVSQGISNDLITRAADVMLKERRRLIIVPREMPYNLIHLRNMTNLTEAGAIICPATPSFYSKPTSLEAIIDTVVHRVLDLAGIDISTFRWGE is encoded by the coding sequence ATGAGCAGAAAAATAGTTTTGGCAATTGGCGGTTCAAGCGGAGCTATTTACGCTCAGAGGTTGATGCAAATATTGTCGTCATATCATCATGAAATAACCATTGGTATAGTGATGTCTGACAATGCCATCACCAATTGGGAACTCGAAATCAGCCCGTTTAATGCATCCGATTGGCCATTTAAATTTTATACCAAAAATGACTTTTCTGCACCATTTGCTTCAGGTTCTGCCAGGTATGATACGATGATCATTTGTCCATGTTCTATGGGACTTTTGGCCAGAGTAAGTCAGGGCATATCCAATGATCTGATCACTAGAGCCGCTGATGTTATGCTGAAAGAAAGAAGAAGATTGATCATCGTACCTCGTGAAATGCCTTACAATCTGATCCATCTCAGGAATATGACGAACCTTACAGAAGCTGGAGCTATCATTTGTCCTGCGACTCCGTCTTTTTATAGTAAGCCGACATCTTTGGAAGCCATTATAGACACAGTTGTGCACAGAGTTCTTGACCTTGCAGGAATCGATATTTCCACTTTCAGGTGGGGTGAATAA